Proteins from a single region of Theileria parva strain Muguga chromosome 1, complete sequence, whole genome shotgun sequence:
- a CDS encoding ATP-dependent Clp protease adaptor protein ClpS family protein, whose protein sequence is MQFFHKILSFTCAFVIFIQFSLAYTIRSKKFLFIYRIGSKLPKHINILHSEPSPMLRPVRKPESETSKSAKVHHERLRETVKQLKEKEVTQTSPGSKEEREKEVNSWRVILYNDDIHNFMYVTESISKCVPQLPLARAHLITLEAHKNGQAEIIRTWKDKAEQYCRELQKFGLTVCTINDMRG, encoded by the exons ATgcaattttttcataaaattttatcattcaCCTGCgcatttgtaatttttattcagtTTTCGCTAGCTTACACGATTCGTTCTAAAAAATTCCTCTTTATATATCGTATTGGTTCTAAACTACcaaaacacattaatattCTACACTCAGAG ccTTCGCCGATGCTAAGGCCGGTTCGGAAACCGGAATCCGAGACTTCTAAATCTGCTAAAGTACATCACGAACGTTTGAG AGAAACGGTGAAGCAATTAAAGGAGAAGGAGGTGACCCAGACCTCCCCTGGTTCCAAGGAAGAACGAGAGAAGGAGGTTAATAGCTGGCGAGTTATTCTATACAACGACGACATTCACAA TTTTATGTACGTAACTGAGTCTATTTCAAAGTGTGTTCCTCAGCTACCACTGGCTAGAGCACATCTAATTACACTAGAGGCACATAAAAACGGACAGGCTGAGATCATCAGGACCTGGAAAGATAAAGCCGAACAATACTGTAGAG agTTACAAAAGTTCGGTTTAACTGTATGTACGATAAATGATATGCGAGGGTAG
- the imp1 gene encoding Mitochondrial inner membrane protease subunit 1, whose product MFFGKFKRLKSFSKSLLYTIGTFHILTYYLVDATLTKGPSMSPEISDSGTLVLYMRPYLVSKFREGQELYRKNDVVISTSPLNPNKRICKRIVGVPYETIHNTKIPQGHFWLQGDNRENSLDSRHYGAISSGLFQGIVFLIASKNGIKLI is encoded by the exons AtgttttttggtaaatttaaaaggCTCAAATCATTTTCTAAGTCTCTTCTCTACACAATCGGCACCTTCCACATCTTAACCTATTATCTCGTCGACGCCACCCTG ACTAAGGGGCCTAGCATGAGTCCTGAGATAAGTGACTCTGGCACGTTGGTATTATACATGCGTCCATATTTAGTTTCCAAGTTCCGAGAAGGGCAGGAGTTATATCGCAAAAACGACGTTGTGATTAGCACATCGCCTCTGAATCCAAATAAACGAATTTGTAAGCGAATCGTCGGGGTCCCCTACGAGACTATACACAATACTAAAATACCTCAAGGTCATTTTTGGCTGCAAGGTGATAATAGAG AAAACTCACTGGACAGTCGTCACTACGGTGCGATATCGTCTGGACTATTTCAAGGgattgtatttttaatagcTTCAAAGAATGGAATCAAGTTGATTTAG
- the Ogg1 gene encoding 8-oxoguanine DNA glycosylase domain protein, protein MCSDPGPSSKWLDLRVPLSVLRPELLLTTGQSFTWKCVGDKHWVGVLGSSVYEIKQSTDTTLYRTLFGTCSREKLWDYFDLDNEYSVDFKKAPKSVKQILKRRSGVRILQQEPFECLISFICSSNNNITRITRMLNEIKRNFGTFLAKSEVNNEIFDFYAFPSVDQLGRATPEQLKKLGLGYRSEFIFRTVEILNSRGLNWLYSLKNEDSDTCKSALTSLPGVGRKVADCVSLFSLGKRDVVPVDVHIQKIANTMFGVKCGKSLSDSDYERIGSAFRNFAGDNAGWAQAVLFIDSVVKS, encoded by the exons atgtgttcTGATCCAGGCCCTTCATCAAAATGGCTTGATTTGAGAGTCCCCCTCTCAGTTTTAAGACCAGAATTACTCCTAACAACag gCCAGTCTTTTACGTGGAAGTGTGTGGGAGATAAACACTGGGTTGGAGTTTTGGGGTCTAGTGTGTACGAAATTAAGCAGTCTACCGATACAACTCTCTATAG aaCATTGTTTGGAACTTGTTCAAGAGAAAAGCTGTGGGATTACTTTGACCTTGACAACGAATATTCTGTGGACTTTAAAAAGGCACCAAAGTCAgttaaacaaattttaaaacgcAGATCTGGAGTAAGGATTTTACAGCAGGAACCGTTTGAATGTCTTATTTCATTCATCTGCTCCTcaaacaataatattacGAGGATTACACGCATGCTTAACGAGATTAAGCGTAACTTTGGCACATTTCTGGCTAAATCTGAAGTTAATAACGAgatttttgatttttatGCATTTCCGTCGGTTGACCAGTTGGGAAGGGCAACCCCTGAACAACTGAAGAAATTGGGTCTAGGATATAGATCCGAGTTCATATTTAGAACAGTTGAGATTTTAAACTCTCGAGGTCTTAATTGGCTATATTCACTCAAAAATGAAGATTCAGACACTTGTAAATCAGCTCTAACATCACTACC AGGAGTTGGCAGAAAAGTGGCGGATTGTGTATCTCTGTTTTCGTTGGGGAAACGAGACGTTGTACCAGTAGATGTTCATATTCAAAAAATTGCAAATAC AATGTTTGGAGTAAAATGTGGGAAATCACTGTCTGACTCAGACTATGAACGCATAGGAAGTGCGTTTCGGAACTT TGCAGGGGACAACGCTGGGTGGGCACAGGCTGTTTTATTTATCGACTCTGTGGTCAAGAGCTAA
- a CDS encoding putative integral membrane protein yields the protein MCQYNAVRLIIIFSFFMNIFVHNEFGIFKHVLYYGAPRCFKDSIKKMAINKCVKLFLILVLVGVVAFGVTFLPFNLSDKFKAALNKVSNHLRGLGGSDSDGKVHLDFSKRDSYTHGSLNIVLDKLDNVPKEGYLKFLHKGEKDAPLDVEKFTLGDTNLEGLEPGLLDYAAGYFKGEDTHLLLVELCLHNKGDGNVEGENNNAEGNNTEKGAQGTNDTNATNGGNGTNAAKGDKTVEKTEGEKVFYAPGENNKWVKLPPEADLGAKVDEVFATLTANTPPENQQGTTPPAAPAGTATPSPALPNPELPPGETPVPPPQNYPLTGPKAPQAGAQLPVPNVPGTQQPEGLGAAAPEPEVHVQAVPQPGQAGLPAGAGAVAGQPGNDGATGLELGSNVLNGGKEDGDLAKVVGGGSLTRENAVESAPERDQKTVGNGPEPAKSSARPPGKVSGQSPELRAVLVSPQPEAHNSNPSLKPETPPSNPSKSTNQTVKVNTEAEGGNLNQGKGQNNQQGSSGSNGQGGGNGVTHNTGG from the exons atgtgtcaGTACAATGCAGTTCGTTTAATTATAATCTTTTCGTTTTTCATGAATATTTTTGTACATAATGAGTTTGGCATCTTTAAGCACGTGTTGTATTATGGAGCACCTCGTTGCTTTAAAGATTCTATCAA AAAAATGGCCATcaacaaatgtgtaaagctttttttaattttggtTTTAGTCGGTGTTGTTGCTTTTGGGGTCACATTTTTGCCTTTTAACCTATCTGACAAATTTAAGGCAGCCCTTAACAAGGTTTCAAATCATCTCAGGGGACTTGGAGGCTCTGATTCTGATGGAAAAGTCCACCTCGATTTTTCCAAGCGTGACAGTTATACTCACGGCAGCTTGAACATCGTTTTGGATAAACTCGACAACGTACCTAAGGAGGGTTACCTGAAATTCCTTCACAAGGGCGAAAAAGACGCTCCTCTTGACGTAGAAAAATTTACTTTGGGTGATACTAACTTAGAGGGTCTTGAACCTGGTCTCCTTGACTACGCTGCTGGTTACTTCAAGGGTGAGGACACTCACCTTCTCCTTGTTGAACTTTGCCTCCACAATAAAGGCGATGGTAACGTTGAAGGTGAAAACAATAATGCCGAGGGTAATAATACGGAAAAAGGCGCCCAGGGCACTAATGACACCAATGCTACCAACGGTGGCAACGGTACTAACGCCGCCAAAGGTGACAAGACCGTAGAAAAGACTGAAGGTGAGAAAGTTTTCTACGCTCCAGGagaaaataacaaatgGGTAAAGCTTCCTCCTGAAGCTGACCTTGGTGCTAAGGTTGATGAAGTTTTCGCTACTCTTACTGCTAATACTCCACCTGAAAATCAACAAGGCACAACTCCTCCCGCAGCCCCTGCCGGTACTGCTACACCTTCCCCCGCTCTACCTAACCCTGAACTTCCTCCAGGTGAAACTCCAGTACCTCCACCTCAGAATTATCCTCTCACTGGCCCCAAAGCTCCCCAAGCCGGTGCTCAACTTCCTGTACCAAATGTCCCAGGCACTCAACAACCTGAAGGTCTAGGTGCAGCAGCTCCAGAACCTGAAGTTCATGTTCAAGCCGTTCCACAACCCGGACAAGCTGGACTGCCGGCAGGAGCTGGAGCTGTGGCTGGTCAACCTGGAAATGATGGAGCTACTGGTCTAGAGTTAGGAAGTAATGTACTCAATGGTGGGAAAGAGGATGGTGACCTTGCTAAAGTTGTTGGGGGTGGATCACTCACCCGAGAAAACGCCGTCGAGTCTGCTCCAGAACGAGATCAAAAAACTGTTGGCAATGGACCAGAACCTGCTAAATCCTCAGCTCGACCACCTGGAAAA GTATCCGGTCAATCACCCGAACTACGTGCAGTTCTTGTATCACCCCAACCTGAGGCCCACAATTCGAATCCATCATTAAAGCCAGAAACCCCTCCATCCAATCCTTCAAAATCAACTAACCAAACAGTAAAAGTTAACACAGAAGCTGAAGGTGGAAATCTAAACCAAGGAAAAGGACAAAATAACCAACAAGGAAGTAGTGGAAGTAATGGGCAAGGAGGTGGTAATGGAGTAACCCATAATACAGGAGGATGA